One region of Demequina sp. TMPB413 genomic DNA includes:
- a CDS encoding protein-glutamate O-methyltransferase CheR, whose protein sequence is MTLAADTFDFVATLVRTRSAIQLDKGKEYLVESRLAPLARSAGAADVDAFVRALRADISQHESVVEALTTNETSWFRDLNPFTVLKTHILPEFAAKGRGPLRVWSAACSTGQEPYSVAMTIADNFPSLKVQIVATDIAENVLAKGRSGRFSQLEINRGLPAPMLVKHFERQGPSFEISPQLRNQVVFRKHNLLELPPAGGPFDIVFLRNVLIYFDVDTKRSVLSKVRAALTPGGYLFLGAAETTIGVDDAWERIQVGNSSVYRPREGKRL, encoded by the coding sequence ATGACCCTCGCAGCGGACACCTTTGACTTTGTCGCCACGTTGGTGCGCACCCGCAGCGCCATTCAACTGGATAAGGGCAAGGAGTACCTGGTCGAGAGCAGGCTGGCGCCGCTCGCCCGCAGCGCCGGCGCGGCCGACGTTGACGCCTTTGTCAGGGCGCTCAGGGCGGACATCTCCCAGCACGAGTCGGTGGTTGAGGCACTGACCACGAACGAGACGTCCTGGTTCAGGGACTTGAATCCCTTCACCGTCCTGAAGACCCATATCCTTCCCGAGTTCGCAGCGAAGGGACGGGGACCGCTTCGGGTATGGTCCGCCGCCTGTTCCACTGGCCAAGAGCCGTACTCGGTTGCCATGACGATCGCTGACAACTTTCCGTCGCTCAAGGTCCAGATTGTGGCCACCGACATTGCAGAGAACGTGCTCGCTAAGGGCCGCTCAGGGCGGTTCAGCCAGCTCGAGATCAACAGGGGCCTCCCGGCGCCGATGCTCGTCAAGCACTTCGAGCGGCAAGGGCCCTCTTTCGAGATCTCGCCGCAGTTGCGCAATCAGGTGGTGTTCCGCAAGCACAATCTGCTCGAACTGCCGCCGGCCGGCGGTCCCTTCGACATCGTCTTCTTGCGCAATGTGCTGATCTACTTCGACGTCGATACCAAGCGCAGTGTGCTCAGCAAGGTACGGGCAGCGCTCACCCCTGGTGGGTATCTGTTCCTGGGGGCGGCCGAGACCACGATTGGCGTGGACGACGCGTGGGAGCGGATTCAGGTGGGCAATAGCTCCGTGTACAGACCCCGAGAAGGGAAGAGGCTATGA